The Clostridioides sp. ES-S-0010-02 genome window below encodes:
- a CDS encoding transposase yields the protein MFNKNKILKKLIEEYDVKTTTDVQDMLKDLFASTIHQMLEAELDEHLGYDRYDNKNKNTKTLEMDIEIKMLNQILEK from the coding sequence ATGTTTAACAAAAACAAAATATTAAAAAAACTTATTGAAGAATATGATGTTAAAACAACTACAGATGTTCAAGACATGTTAAAGGATTTATTTGCAAGTACAATTCATCAAATGTTAGAAGCGGAGCTTGATGAGCATCTAGGTTATGATAGGTATGATAATAAGAATAAAAATACTAAAACTCTAGAAATGGATATAGAAATAAAAATGTTAAATCAGATTTTGGAGAAATAA
- a CDS encoding LysR family transcriptional regulator — protein sequence MNTKQLEYFISVAENLSFTKTAEKFYISQTAVTQQIKALEEKINVTLFTRSKRHVELTPAGKVFLSEARTIIKNINDAIEKTQQFAHGSFGTLSIGILIGYEKNKFQQYLKEFSNTYPNISMEICTNEITELLNLVKNNFMDLAFVINPENQPLKDFEYKTVERYSLVALLPHGHPLCNEDSIDLIELQHEKFIFVKETGDEYGQKSMIQNRYREAGFVPNVVQRSNDFNTIESLVASNMGISILPSFCVVDTMIKQDIAIVPINEVQNRIEVVVVWNKNNTNPALEKFISII from the coding sequence TTGAATACTAAGCAATTGGAATATTTTATATCTGTAGCAGAAAATCTAAGTTTTACCAAAACAGCAGAAAAGTTTTATATTTCCCAAACTGCTGTTACACAACAAATAAAAGCTTTAGAAGAAAAAATAAATGTGACTCTATTTACAAGAAGTAAACGACATGTTGAGCTAACACCAGCTGGAAAAGTTTTTTTATCTGAGGCTCGTACTATAATAAAAAATATCAATGACGCTATTGAAAAGACACAACAATTTGCACATGGTTCTTTTGGAACTTTGAGTATTGGAATCTTAATAGGATATGAAAAAAACAAATTCCAACAATATTTAAAAGAATTTTCTAATACATACCCTAATATATCTATGGAAATTTGTACTAACGAGATAACTGAACTTTTAAACTTAGTAAAAAATAATTTTATGGATCTTGCCTTTGTTATTAATCCAGAGAATCAACCATTAAAAGATTTTGAATATAAAACTGTAGAAAGATATTCTTTGGTAGCTCTTTTGCCTCATGGTCATCCACTTTGCAATGAGGATTCTATTGATTTAATTGAGCTACAACATGAGAAGTTTATTTTTGTAAAGGAAACAGGAGATGAGTATGGGCAAAAATCCATGATACAGAATAGATATCGTGAAGCGGGATTTGTACCTAATGTTGTACAACGTTCAAATGATTTTAATACTATTGAGTCACTAGTAGCCTCTAACATGGGTATATCCATTTTACCTTCATTTTGTGTTGTAGATACTATGATAAAACAGGATATTGCAATTGTACCTATAAATGAAGTACAAAATAGAATCGAGGTTGTAGTTGTATGGAATAAAAACAATACAAATCCAGCATTAGAAAAATTTATTTCTATAATATAA